Proteins encoded together in one Impatiens glandulifera chromosome 1, dImpGla2.1, whole genome shotgun sequence window:
- the LOC124919852 gene encoding thioredoxin H4-1-like: MGLCWSWSRASWLFGRESVSEQNDPLHNAGENVHLITTVECWEDKLSEASRDGKIVVANFSASWCGPCKGIAPVYSDLADKYPSLIFLTLDVDDLADLSTSWDITATPTFFFLKDGKQILDKLVGANKAELQKKTTAAASSR, translated from the exons ATGGGCCTATGCTGGAGCTGGAGTAGGGCATCATGG TTATTTGGACGTGAATCTGTGAGTGAGCAGAATGATCCATTGCATAATGCAGGAGAAAACGTTCATCTCATCACAACAGTTGAGTGTTGGGAAGATAAACTTTCAGAAGCATCTAGGGATGGCAAGATA GTGGTGGCAAATTTTAGTGCAAGTTGGTGTGGTCCTTGTAAAGGGATCGCTCCAGTTTACTCAGATCTTGCTGATAAATATCCTTCCTTGATTTTCCTGACTCTGGATGTAGATGATCTTGCC gACTTGAGTACCTCATGGGATATCACAGCCACTCCAACCTTCTTCTTCCTCAAAGATGGGAAACAAATACTTGACAAACTTGTCGGGGCCAACAAGGCAGAGCTTCAGAAGAAGACAACGGCTGCTGCTTCTAGCCGATGA
- the LOC124938114 gene encoding probable RNA-binding protein EIF1AD, giving the protein MKGGRKNLKQAAQQEDFTLQQGQSIMQVVSLRGSNLIEVMDDKGDKALARFPAKFFKSMWTKIGNFVVVDESGREEAIESGGKVSCVVSQVLFHEQVRNLKNAPAWPEVFKPKDTKNASIEQTTLLQVDEELKSSDNEEDSDDDDDLPPLEANTNRWRPPVWKSDSETDSEKES; this is encoded by the exons TTCAACAAGGCCAGAGCATAATGCAAGTCGTCTCACTTCGAGGTTCCAATCTCATTGAG GTAATGGATGATAAAGGTGATAAAGCTCTAGCACGGTTTCCAGCTAAATTTTTCAAGAGCATGTGGACAAAGATAG GGAactttgttgttgttgatgaaagTGGAAGAGAGGAGGCAATTGAATCGGGTGGAAAAGTTTCGTGCGTTGTTTCTCAAGTCCTATTTCATGAACAAGTCCGAAATCTTAAAAACGCTCCAGCATG GCCAGAAGTATTCAAACCGAAAGATACAAAAAATGCTAGCATAGAACAAACTACATTGTTGCAGGTAGATGAAGAATTGAAATCAAGTGATAATGAAGAAGACagcgatgatgatgacgatcTCCCTCCATTGGAAGCCAATACAAATAGGTGGAGGCCACCAGTGTGGAAATCAGATAGCGAAACAGATAGCGAAAAAGAATCTTAG
- the LOC124938097 gene encoding L-ascorbate peroxidase 2, cytosolic-like, which yields MEMQKCYPTVSNDYQKGVDKCKRKLRGLIAEKHCAPIILRLAWHSAGTYDVKTKSGGPFGTIKHPSELAHEANNGLDIAIRLLDPIKEQFPILTYADFYQLAGVVAVEVTGGPDIPFHPGRPDLSEPPPEGRLPDAKKGVNHLREVFGHMGLSDRDIVALSGGHTLGRCHKERSGFEGAWTRNPLIFDNSYFKELISGEKEGLIQLPSDKALLEDPVFRPFVEKYAEDEDAFFTDYAEAHLKLSELGFAEGQ from the exons ATGGAAATGCAGAAATGTTATCCAACTGTTAGCAACGATTACCAAAAGGGTGTTGATAAATGCAAGAGAAAGCTCCGAGGACTGATCGCAGAGAAGCACTGTGCTCCTATCATCCTGCGACTTGC ATGGCATTCTGCTGGGACCTATGATGTGAAAACAAAGTCAGGAGGTCCATTTGGCACGATCAAGCATCCATCTGAGCTTGCTCATGAAGCAAATAATGGTCTGGATATTGCAATTAGGTTGCTTGATCCAATCAAGGAACAGTTTCCAATCTTAACTTATGCAGATTTCTATCAG TTGGCAGGAGTTGTTGCTGTAGAAGTCACTGGAGGTCCAGATATTCCTTTTCATCCTGGAAGACCT GACTTATCTGAACCACCTCCAGAAGGCAGATTACCTGATGCCAAAAAAG GAGTTAACCATTTAAGGGAGGTATTTGGTCATATGGGACTTAGTGATAGAGATATTGTTGCCTTATCTGGTGGTCACACTCTG GGAAGGTGTCACAAAGAAAGATCGGGATTTGAAGGAGCTTGGACTAGAAATCCTCTTATCTTCGACAACTCGTATTTCAA AGAACTAATTAGTGGTGAGAAAGAAGGTTTAATCCAGTTGCCATCTGACAAAGCTCTTTTGGAGGATCCAGTTTTTCGGCCTTTTGTTGAGAAATATGCTGAA GATGAAGATGCTTTTTTTACAGATTATGCTGAAGCTCATTTAAAACTCTCTGAACTTGG ATTTGCGGAAGGTCAATAA